A DNA window from Naumovozyma dairenensis CBS 421 chromosome 10, complete genome contains the following coding sequences:
- the APC4 gene encoding anaphase promoting complex subunit 4 (similar to Saccharomyces cerevisiae APC4 (YDR118W); ancestral locus Anc_8.270): MNHQQSQYPHQKGHRDEQWNFAPISYINPSFPLYLTKTSNSIIARRTLDGFQISNIIIRNMQNVIAIDWDSKTGKYLTINFDDGTFRIYDIFQDGKLITLVRPQRNLLDIHRKTKVDNAIWDRLIILNSIQELEFNHDITKLMPTLIKFVKDSTNIYIVPYSHNEKQNIWREFQPVSSYKPISTNMDAIDMTTNQEVEKSMRYLDLHIIHVIDPDCFTIAINGTYQINLVRKTINTTNRNKIVRILKSTVHGVYHCFHENGSIRSLYFSHFTSSTLHVELLEIFMEINEMIKYFQYHLDLINKHLLKTFTDFLYPTIFEEKQNGGGNSMLQQLKLSLLSGEMSEELIEWLTLSIGEKNLKKWKRLSEELYSKSIQIFSLALIPACELTLLLSQKCLAILNAIEIEKKARIRAKSKLSTNSTHTNIELNSRQDKILTEFSPSFLELIEILQKFGSRCLQNLRKISYIEKQSSLFLKWLQEMIFHALDEDHVPKLDTYSNPIICLDLSNFLNKLIVLSTDKNKEDREEDQNPLVNDDDENELFCSMEETTTMLQRINYLSRSIDEKGIQPTLQQCLYLGPNIQFITEREFDPSKEITVKDVVKVLNGSILLYLLQVKSLDSRDLFYVGTINVVDLKPICHPKLIQFPLTSNEIINITDVQLLTDIKLVSTNSNNNDDDSMIDEIGPFFNLFIMFDTVSSMNNREVNSKIWYRIRKSNEHYGVVSTELIPDLSNVFAN, from the coding sequence ATGAACCACCAACAATCGCAATACCCCCACCAAAAAGGGCACAGAGATGAGCAATGGAATTTCGCGCCAATATCATACATTAATCCATCTTTCCCATTATACCTGACGAAaacatcaaattcaataattgcCAGAAGAACCCTTGATGGGttccaaatttcaaatataataataagaaatatgCAAAATGTTATAGCAATAGATTGGGACTCTAAAACTGGGAAATATCTAACTATAAATTTCGATGATGGTACATTCCGTATTTATGACATTTTCCAAGATGGGAAATTAATCACCCTAGTAAGACCACAACGTAATTTATTGGATATCCATCGAAAGACTAAAGTAGATAACGCCATTTGGGATCGATTAATCATATTGAACTCCAtacaagaattagaatttaATCATGATATTACAAAATTAATGCCAACTTTGATTAAATTCGTAAAGGATTCaacaaatatttatatagtaCCATATTCTCACAATGAAAAGCAAAACATATGGAGGGAATTTCAACCTGTATCATCATATAAACCTATCTCAACCAATATGGATGCCATTGATATGACTACAAACCAGGAAGTGGAAAAATCTATGAGATATTTAGATTTGCATATTATACATGTCATTGACCCAGATTGCTTCACCATAGCTATAAATGGAACATATCAAATAAACTTGGTACGGAAGACGATCAACACCACTAATCGTAATAAAATTGTTCGAATCTTGAAATCTACTGTGCATGGAGTTTATCATTGTTTCCATGAAAATGGATCCATACgatcattatatttttcacatTTCACTTCTTCCACTTTACACgttgaattattagaaatatttatggaaatcaatgaaatgattaaatatttccaaTATCATTTAGATCTAATAAATAAGcatttattgaaaacttttACAGATTTTTTATACCCTACAATATTCGAGGAAAAACAAAACGGAGGAGGAAATAGTATGttacaacaattaaaattatcattattaagTGGCGAAATGTCAGAAGAACTCATTGAATGGTTAACTTTGAGTATAGGTGAGAAAAACttgaaaaaatggaaaagatTAAGTGAGGAACTTTATTCAAAATCTATTCAAATCTTTTCATTAGCTTTAATACCCGCTTGTGAATTAACTCTTCTTTTATCACAAAAATGTTTGGCAATATTAAATGCCATTGAAATTGAGAAGAAGGCAAGAATAAGGGCAAAATCTAAATTAAGTACAAACTCAACTCACACAAATATAGAACTAAATTCAAGACAGGATAAGATACTTACCGAATTTTCACCAAGTTTCTtagaattaattgaaattttacaaaaatttgGTTCTCGTTGCTTACAAAATTTACGAAAAATTAGCTATATTGAAAAGCAATCtagtttatttttaaaatggTTACAAGAAATGATTTTCCATGCTCTTGATGAAGATCATGTTCCAAAACTTGATACTTATTCGAATCCAATTATATGTTtagatttatcaaatttccTTAATAAACTAATTGTTTTATCTACAGACAAGAACAAAGAAGATCGAGAAGAAGACCAAAACCCACTCgttaatgatgatgatgaaaatgaattgttcTGTTCCATGGAGGAAACAACGACTATGTTACAGAggataaattatttatccCGTAGTATTGATGAAAAAGGCATCCAACCAACATTACAACAATGTCTATATCTGGGTCCAAACATTCAATTTATAACGGAGAGAGAATTTGACCCATCAAAGGAAATTACCGTAAAAGACGTAGTAAAAGTTTTAAATGGTTCTATTctattatatcttttacAAGTTAAATCACTTGATTCTAGAGATTTGTTTTATGTTGGAACAATAAATGTTGTCGATTTAAAACCAATTTGTCATCctaaattgattcaattccCATTAACTTctaatgaaataataaatatcaCTGATGTTCAATTATTGACAGATATAAAATTGGTATCCactaatagtaataataatgatgatgattctaTGATAGATGAAATTGGaccatttttcaatctCTTTATAATGTTTGACACAGTTTCATCAATGAACAATAGGGAGGTAAATTCGAAAATTTGGTATAGGATCCGGAAATCCAACGAACATTATGGTGTCGTTTCGACGGAATTGATTCCAGATCTTTCAAATGTCTTTGcaaattaa
- the VBA4 gene encoding Vba4p (similar to Saccharomyces cerevisiae YDR119W; ancestral locus Anc_8.272), translating into MGRKDKQRKRLRDFAKLKEKQRQLHLDQFIATSDNLKNKLIATSQNSVPQTIDEQPTGNIEDNDSTELTPLLLKKQSENHIAVAESSGIDALKSDTVEEPIEEEVTSLAHQKQKNISDDNQLIEEPSRPQSSREEISSSASTNEAPIVPHKKIHSPSYGSIEQRLSHEEPAFTEEVVDLETNNRDISLLNEPQLTAGMIFLFSLLLFTIIFDFTLAMMLSTTSGSHVKQSSNSSWIIASYLITMYISQLLTAQVSGKYKNYKTLSYIGTMLFLIGSSILTIKTVSFWWIVMARFILGLASGSLIYVMLTIINKCILNKRFSRPSMKIFTIPIVGGLSLAYATAIFITSWQNVYFLLAIFSFFTLFLIMFYFPSNESYKTNNTNLSSIVATLDIDLIGCTILSVFLLLIAVITTGNSNGFSITSPYSATLVISIILVGILLLLSETTTNKNPIIPLDFIENKVIFFKSLTVFFASMSLITFIHYFPFYLEKTLNISLFDIYKRTSPMFLTILFIIITVSRRISTQNTLSYGLVTFFGIMGLIGQCILLNYVYNDTADYKLWKQCMIGILPILGSTFLVIATLMDVTDDKKLPIISTSSFAVSTLGSILGICISGFIFNQGLYDELWVHSTEEKGLGKIIRKMINNSEYESSSRYYCYEILESYFIVSGYVFLFSAICLLVAVISFCFTIKNKRHH; encoded by the coding sequence ATGGGTAGAAAGGATAAGCAACGTAAAAGACTACGTGATTTTGctaaattaaaagaaaagcaACGTCAACTGCATTTGGATCAATTCATTGCAACTTCAGATAATCTTaagaataaattaattgcAACTTCACAGAACAGCGTACCACAAACGATCGATGAACAACCAACTGGGAATATAGAGGATAATGATAGTACTGAATTAACTCCATTGCTACTTAAAAAACAATCTGAAAATCACATAGCTGTTGCCGAATCATCAGGAATAGATGCTTTAAAATCAGATACAGTAGAGGAaccaattgaagaagaggtGACATCTTTAGCTCACcaaaaacagaaaaatatatctgACGATAATCAGTTAATTGAAGAACCGTCACGGCCACAATCTAGTCGAGAggaaatatcatcatcagctaGCACAAATGAGGCACCAATTGTTCCTCACAAGAAAATTCATTCTCCTTCATATGGCTCTATTGAACAACGTTTGTCACATGAAGAACCTGCGTTCACCGAAGAAGTAGTAGATTTAGAAACAAACAATCGAGATATATCACTACTAAACGAACCACAATTAACTGCAGGTATGATATTTCTATTCTCTTTACTCTTgtttactattatttttgatttcaCATTAGCAATGATGCTATCAACAACTAGTGGGTCACATGTCAAACAATCAAGTAACTCATCATGGATTATCGCTTCTTATTTGATAACTATGTATATTTCACAATTGTTAACTGCACAGGTTTCTGGGAAATATAAAAACTATAAAACTTTATCATATATCGGTACAATGCTATTTTTAATAGGTAGTAGTATACTCACTATTAAAACTGTATCATTTTGGTGGATTGTTATGGCAAGGTTCATCCTTGGGTTAGCAAGCGGATCTTTGATATACGTAATGTTGACAATAATTAACAAGTGCATTCTCAATAAACGATTCTCTCGTCCATcgatgaaaatatttacaattCCTATAGTAGGAGGGTTATCATTAGCATATGCGACTGCAATTTTCATTACCTCATGGCAAAATGTTTACTTCCTTCTCGctattttttcattctttacACTATTCCTAATAATGTTTTATTTCCCTTCAAACGAGAGTTATAAAACCAATAATACAAATCTGTCCTCAATTGTTGCAACTCttgatattgatttgaTTGGTTGTACGATACTTTCTGTTTTCCTACTCTTAATTGCTGTTATTACTACAGGTAATTCTAATGGATTTTCAATAACATCACCATACTCAGCAACTTTAGTCATTTCTATCATTCTGGTAGGAATTCTTTTATTACTTTCAGAAACTACCACCAATAAGAACCCGATAATACCATTagatttcattgaaaacaaagtaatatttttcaaatctttgaCTGTATTTTTTGCATCAATGTCATTGATCACgtttattcattatttccCATTTTATCTTGAAAAGACACTAAATATATCTCtatttgatatatataagagaACAAGTCCAATGTTTTTGACCATTCTATTCATAATCATAACCGTATCCCGTCGTATCAGTACGCAGAATACACTATCATATGGCTTAGTAACCTTCTTTGGCATAATGGGACTCATAGGACAATGCATATTACTAAACTATGTGTATAATGATACTGCTGATTACAAACTGTGGAAACAATGTATGATCGGAATACTACCCATCTTAGGGTCTACTTTTTTGGTTATTGCAACTTTGATGGATGTAACAGATGATAAAAAACTACCAATTATATCTACATCTAGCTTCGCTGTAAGCACATTAGGTTCGATTCTTGGTATCTGCATAAGTggattcattttcaatcaaGGGTTATACGATGAATTATGGGTACATTCTACTGAGGAGAAGGGGTTGGGTAaaatcattagaaaaatGATCAATAACTCAGAGTATGAGTCATCATCGAGATATTACTGTTATGAAATATTGGAGAGTTACTTTATTGTATCTGGTTAtgtgtttttattttcagcAATATGCTTACTGGTGGCggtaatttcattttgtttcactataaaaaataagagACATCATTAG
- the NDAI0J01290 gene encoding uncharacterized protein (similar to Saccharomyces cerevisiae YDR119W-A; ancestral locus Anc_8.273) codes for MLFNSVLKRSIRNTAVRQFVTNGAAHTIRPVRGLPWVSSEIQRVAPTILRWSTFLVVVLGWPAPFYYYHKIKYQS; via the coding sequence ATGCTATTTAATTCAGTTCTAAAACGTTCTATTAGAAATACAGCTGTTAGGCAATTTGTAACTAATGGAGCTGCACATACTATAAGGCCAGTGAGAGGTTTACCATGGGTTTCATCTGAGATTCAAAGAGTAGCACCAACAATATTACGTTGGAGTACATTTCTAGTTGTAGTTCTAGGATGGCCAGCACctttctattattatcataagaTCAAATATCaaagttaa
- the TRM1 gene encoding tRNA (guanine26-N2)-dimethyltransferase (similar to Saccharomyces cerevisiae TRM1 (YDR120C); ancestral locus Anc_8.274), producing the protein MTIKSVYIFQETISLASTMIRAALTKIKSKINTYIPPIQSQTQAQSHVEHKPIHVEDYNIIKEGSAEILFPKTETVFYNPVQQFNRDLSVTCIKAWSNLYGSSSGSKNRKGRRDNNKKKRTSSEKDQEQKDDDLKRRKLSNGNVEITTTGIPTKPYIKILEALSATGLRAIRYANEIPHVKEIIANDLLPAAVESISRNAQFNNVSHIVKPNLDDANVLMYRNKAENNKYHIIDLDPYGTVTPFVDSALQTIEEDGMMLVTCTDLSVLAGNGYPEKCFALYGGVNMVSHESTHESALRLVLNLLNQSAAKYKKVVEPLLCLSIDFYVRVFVKVRTSPIEVKELQSKTMITYHCSQCGSYHNQPLGRMIEREGKNGKTFTKYLVAQGPPVDSKCKFCRGTYHVAGPMYAGKLHNQEFIDEVLRINREEHKDDTYGTRKRIEGMVTLAKNELSNAPFYFSPNKIASIIKLQVPPLKTVVAGLGSLGYNCSLTHAQPSSLKTNAPWEVIWYVMKQFDDSKKDISKMNHNTTGYKILSSIDAWEPKENICDISKLSFEPNEESKHLEKLRKLKIVRYQENPTKNWGPKARPNSS; encoded by the coding sequence ATGACTATCAAGAGCGTTTATATCTTCCAAGAGACCATATCACTTGCATCTACAATGATCAGAGCTGCACTTACTAAGATAAAATCCAAAATCAACACTTACATCCCACCAATTCAATCACAAACTCAAGCTCAATCTCATGTTGAACATAAACCAATACACGTTGAagattataatataatcaaAGAAGGTTCTGCAGAAATCTTATTTCCTAAAACTGAAACAGTCTTTTATAACCCAGTTCAACAATTCAACAGAGACTTAAGTGTCACATGTATCAAAGCATGGTCAAACCTATATGGGTCCTCATCAGGTAGTAAAAACAGAAAGGGAAGGAgagacaacaacaagaagaaacgTACATCTAGTGAAAAGgatcaagaacaaaaagatgatgatcTTAAACGTAGAAAATTATCTAACGGAAACGTCGAAATCACAACAACTGGTATTCCCACTAAACCGTACATTAAGATTCTTGAAGCTTTATCAGCTACAGGTTTACGTGCAATTAGATACGCTAATGAAATCCCCCAcgttaaagaaattatcgCAAATGATCTTTTACCAGCAGCAGTGGAATCCATCTCTAGAAATGCACAATTTAATAACGTTTCTCATATAGTTAAACCTAATTTGGATGACGCTAATGTTTTAATGTATCGTAATAAAGCTGAAAATAACaaatatcatatcattGATTTGGATCCATATGGTACAGTGACACCATTCGTTGATTCTGCATTACAAaccattgaagaagatgggATGATGTTAGTAACATGTACTGATTTATCCGTTTTGGCAGGGAATGGATATCCTGAAAAATGTTTCGCTTTGTACGGTGGTGTCAATATGGTCTCTCATGAATCCACTCATGAAAGTGCATTAAGATTAGtattaaatcttttaaatcAAAGTGCTGCTAAGTATAAGAAAGTGGTGGAACCTTTACTTTGTTTAAGTATTGATTTTTATGTTAGAGTTTTTGTAAAAGTTAGAACTAGTCCAATTGAAgtgaaagaattacaatCCAAAACTATGATTACTTATCATTGTAGTCAATGTGGATCTTATCATAATCAACCTTTGGGAAGAATGATTGAACGTGAAGGTAAAAATGGTAAGACTTTCACTAAATATTTAGTAGCACAGGGACCACCAGTAGATTCTAAATGTAAATTTTGTCGAGGTACATATCATGTTGCTGGACCAATGTACGCGGGTAAATTACATAATCAAGAATTCATTGATGAAGTGTTACGTATAAATCGTGAAGAACATAAAGATGATACATATGGTACTCGTAAAAGAATTGAAGGTATGGTAACATTAGCCAAGAatgaattatcaaatgCACCATTCTATTTCAGTCCAAATAAGATTGCTTCTATTATAAAATTACAAGTACCACCTTTGAAAACTGTGGTTGCAGGGTTGGGTTCACTTGGTTATAATTGTTCTTTAACACATGCACAACCATCATCTTTGAAAACAAATGCACCATGGGAAGTTATTTGGTATGTTATGAAACAATTTGATGattcaaagaaagataTCTCAAAGATGAACCATAACACTACTGGTTATAAGATTCTTTCTTCCATAGATGCTTGGGAACcaaaggaaaatatatgtgatatttccaaattatcatttgaaCCAAATGAAGAGAGTAAacatttagaaaaattaaggaaattgaaaattgttAGATATCAAGAAAATCCAACAAAAAATTGGGGACCAAAGGCTCGTCCAAATTCATCCtaa